The sequence below is a genomic window from Acidobacteriota bacterium.
GCCTGGAGACAACCAACAACTTTTCAATCTGTTTGGCGCGGCCAAAATCTATGACCTCGCCCAGCCGCTTGAAGCCGCCATGCCCGTTTCGCCCAATCATCCCGGCTTCAAAATGGCGCTGCAACGGCGGCACGGTGATCTGGTGCGGGCGGATGGCGGTTCGGCCTCAAACGAGATGATTATGCTGGGCGGCCATACGGGCACGCATATTGACGCGCTCTGCCACGTCTCGCACAACGGCCAGCTTTTTGGCGGGCACGACGCCTGCGCCGCGCAACAGGGCGGGCGGTTTAAGCTGCACGATGTCGCCTCGATTCCGCTGACGTTTTGCCGGGGCGTCATGCTCGACATCCCGGCGCTCAAAGGTGTTGCGGTGCTCGCGCCCGGCACACCGATTACGGCGGATGACTTGGCCGTTGCTTGCGAACGGCAAGGTGTGACGGTGCAAGCTGGCGATGCTGTTTTGATTCGCTCCGGCTGGCCTGTGCATTGGCCAGACGCGCCCACCTTCGTCGGTCACGAACACGGCGTGCCCGGCCCGGATGAGAGCGCCGCCGCCTGGCTGATCGAACGGCGGATTCGCCTGACCGGCGCGGAAACCATCGCCTATGAATGCATCTACCCCGGACGCGGTCACGCGCTGTTGCCCGTGCATCGCATGCTGCTGGTCGAAAGCGGCATCAACATTATCGAAGTGCTCAATCTGACCGAACTCGCGCAAGCGCAGGTGTCTGAATTTTTGTTTGTGTTGACGCCGTTGAAGCTCGTCGGCGCGACGGGCGTGCCGGTGCGGCCTGTGGCGGTGGTTGCGTGACTTGGCGGTGCAGTACAGGGAGCGATAGCGACCTGGTGCTCGCGAGACAGACACACTCGGAAGCATCAAGTCGCTATCGTTACCTGTACCGCACCGCGCCTCCAACTTTCTTTTGATGGATTGTTATGAAATCTTTGTTGACTGTGTGTTGCCTTTGTCTTTTGTTGCTGTCGGCGTCCGCACACGACATGTTTCTCAAATTCAATTCCTACTACCTCGCGCCCAACGCCCAGGTCGAAGTGCGCTTGCTCAACGGCGAGTTTCATCACAGCGCGAATCCCATCGAGCGTGACCGTATGCGCGATGTGAGTTTGGTCTCGCCGTCGGGCGTCACGCATCCGCCGCTCGAAAACTGGCGTGACGCGGGCACTGAAACCGTGCTGCGCTTCGCCACCAAAGAGCCGGGCACCTACGTCATCGGCACTTCGATCAAGCCGAAAGAGTTGAACATGAAGGCGGCAGACTTCAACCGCTACCTGCAAACCGAAGGCGTGCTCGACACCTATCTTCAACGCCAGAAAAACGGCCAGCTCAACGAAGACTCAAACGAGCGTTACAGCAAACACGTCAAGGCGCTCTTTCAAGTCGGTGACGCGCGCACCGCTACGTTTCAACAGGCGCTGGGCTATCCCGTCGAAATCATCCCGCAACAAAATCCTTACAGTCTGAAAGTCGGCGCGATCTTGACCGTGCGTTGCGTCAAAGACGGGCAGCCGCTGGCGAATCAAAGCGTGCTGTACGGCTGGCAAGCGCGCTCCGGCCCGGCCCCTACGCTCAAGATACGCACCGATGCGCAAGGCCTGGCGCAGATCAAGCTGCAAGCCGTGGGTGTGTGGTACATCAAATTCATTCACATGAGCCGCGTCAGCGAGGGCGCGGTGAACTATGAATCGCGGTGGGCCACGCTGACCTTCCTGCTGGGCACGAAAGGGCAGTGAGCGTGCGGCGCGCTTTGGGTGATTGGCATTTGTGAGAAGAGAGCGATGAGCATTTCGGAAACCCTGCTGCAACGATTCAGCCGCTTTGCCGCTGACGTGACGTATGATGCGCTGCCGCCCGCCGTCATCACCAGCATCAAAGAACGCACGCTCGACACCGTTGGCCTGTGCCTGGCCGCCACGCCGCTCGAAACCAGCCAGATGGCGTTGAACCTGGCCCTGAGTTGGGGTGGCCATCCCGAAGCCACGACGATTGGCGCGCCGCACCGGTTGCCCGCGCCCAGCGCCGGCTTCGTTAACGGCACGCTCGCACATTCGCTCGATTATGACGACACGCATCTGCCGTCAGTGTTGCATCCGAGCGCCTCGCTCATTCCCGGCGTGCTGGCCGTTGGCGAGGCTATCAACGCATCGGGCAAAGACGTTATCGCGGCGGCGGCGATTGGTTACGAACTCTGCGTGCGGGCGGGCATGGCGGCGTATGACCGCACGCTGGGCAACTCCGTTTTCTTTGAACGCGGCTGGCACGCGACTTCGATTTGCGGCACGTTGGGCGTGGCGGCGGCGGCGGCGAAACTTTACGGCCTGGGTGCTGAGGGCGTCATGCATGCCGTAGGGATTGCGGCTTCGCTGGGCGCGGGCGTGATCGAAGCCAATCGCACGGGCGGTTCGGTCAAACGCCTGCATTGCGGCTGGGCCGCGCACGCGGGCATCATTGCGGCGCAAACGGCCCGCGCGGGTTTCACCGGCCCGCCTTCGATTTTGGAAGGACGCTTCGGTTTTTATCAGGCCTTCTGCGGCGGCCAGTTTGACGCCGCAGAGATTGTGGATGGGCTAGGCGAAAACTGGTGCATCCCCGACATCTTTTACAAGCCGTATCCGGCGAATCATTTCACCCACGCGGGCATTGATGCCGCCTTGCGACTGCGCGAGCGCATCGGCAATTTGGACGACATTGCTGAGATCGAACTCGGCGTCGCGTCGCCCACGCTGCGCACCATCGCGCAACCACCCGAACAAAAGGCGCGCCCGCAATCGGGCTATCACGCGCAATTCAGCGGCCCCTTCACAGTGGCGGCGGCATTGCTGGGCGGTGGCGGCGGGTTAGGGTTGTGGCTCGACGATTTCACCGACGCAAACGTCAGCGATCCGCGCTACCTGGCACTGGCGGCCAAAGTGCGTTGCGTGGCGAATGCCGAATGCGATGCGATCTTCCCCAACCAGTTTCCCGCCGTGCTGACCATCCGGTTAAAGAGTGGGGAAGTGCTGGTCGAGAAAGTGCTGGCCAATCGCGGCGGCCCTGCTAATCCGCTCAGCCTGGCTGAACTCAAGATCAAGTTTGCAGCCAATGCGGGCAGGCGTTTGAGCGCCACGGCGGCGCAGGCGGTGGCCGACAGCATCGCGCACATGGAAATGCATACACCCGCAGACTGGCTGGGACTGACAATTGCCAATGAGTAATGCCAATGGATAACGCCAACCTCAAACGCGGCTTGTTCAAAACACCTGACGGCTATGTTCATTACCGTGAAATGGGCGCGGGCACGCCGTTGATGCTGTTACATCAGGTGCCGCTCTCGTCGCTTGAATTCAGCGAAGTGCAACCCTTGCTGGCGCAAACAGGGCGGCATGTGATTGCGGCTGACCTGCTAGGTTATGGCTGTTCGGATGCGCCCGCGCGCGGGCTGACGCTGGAAGACTACGCCGACTCGATCATTCATCTGTTGGATGGCTTGGGCCTAGCGCAGGCGGATTTGCTGGGCGTGCATACCGGCGCGGCGGTGGCCAACGCCGTGGCGGCCAACTATCCGGCGCGAGTGGGCAAGCTGGTCTTGAACGGCGCGCCCGCCTGGGAACGCTGGCAAGACCGTTATGCAATGCTGGCGCGTTGCCAGCCCTTTGAACTCGATGCCGAAGGCGCTGCGATCAAATGGCAATGGGAACGGCTGCGCCAATACACCGACGACGTAAACTTGATCCGGCGCTGTATTGCCGAAAAGCTCAAAGCCGGGCCAATCTGGTATCCGGGTTATGTGGCCGTCTTCACGCACGATTTTCTGGCGACCTTTGCGCGTGTGCAAGCGCCCACGCTCTTGCTGACGGGCAGTCAGGATATGCTGGTTGAATGTAGCGCCCCGCTCAAACGGCTGCGGCCTGAGTTGCGGGAAGTTGTTATTGAAGGCGGCGGCAATTGGCTGGCCTGGGAACAACCCGCGCGCTTTGCTGAAGAAGTCGCGCGCTTTTTGGCTGAATAGATCGGTTTTCACCTTAGTGTCTGGGAAAAGCCGCGCAGCGGGACGGTACCGCGCGCGTGGGCAAGCGGAGCCTGGGCGGTTCAGCCAAGGGCATAAACTTGCTGCGCCGCTTGCTCACGCGCGCGGTACCGTCCGGGCACAACGCGCTCCCGTAAACGCAATTGCAAACCGCTCTAGTGTCGCCGCAGATAGACGCCGACATACGCCGATCAGCCATTCCCCAATCCGCGCTTGTCTGCGTTTTGCTGTGACGGAGCAGCGGTAAACATTGAGAAGTTGAATGAACATAAGAGCGCGCAACCCCCGCACCGGGGCATACGATTACGAATTCACCCCGCCCACACTGGCGGAGCTGCACGAACTGGCGCAACGGCAACGCCAGCATCAACCAGCCTGGGCCGCCTTGCCACTGGCAGCGCGTGGCGCAGTGCTGCAACGTTGGCAAACGGCGCTCGCCGCCAACCGCGCCGACATCCTCGCAGCCTTGAGCGCAGACACTGGACGTTACTTGCTGGCCACGATTGAGCTGGATGGTGTGCTGCGCGCCATTGACCGTTGGTGCAAACTCGCGCCCGCCTTGTTGCAAGAAGAGGAGCAACAATCCGTTGCCATGCCTTCGATCAGCTTCCGCACGCAATACGTGCCTTATGCGCTGGTCGGCGTCATCAGCCCGTGGAACTTTCCGCTGACGCTCTCGTTGATTGACGCTATCCCCGCGCTCATTGCCGGTTGCAGCCTGATCATCAAACCCAGCGAAGTCACGCCGCGCTTTGCCGAACCGTTGCGCCAATCCATCGCCGCCGTGCCCGAACTCGCCGCTGTGCTGGCCGTCGTGCCCGGCGCGGGCGCAACCGGCGCGGCTTTGATCGAAGCGGTAGACGCCGTCTGTTTCACCGGCAGCGTCAACACTGGGCGCAGCGTTGCCGAAGCCTGTGCGCGCCGCTTCATTCCGGCGTTTTTGGAATTGGGCGGCAAAGACCCCGTGATCGTGACGGCTGCGGCGAATTTGGAGCAGGCTGCCGCGACGGTGTTGCGCGCCTCGGTCGCGGCCACGGGCCAAGCCTGCCAGTCGCTCGAGCGCGTTTATGTGGACGCGGCTGTTTACGACGAATTCGTCAAACTGCTGGTCGCCCAGGCGCAAGAGGTCACGTTGAATTATCCCGACATTCATCAAGGCCAAATCGGCCCGCTGATTTTCGACCGCCAGGCCGAGGTCATCGCTGACCAGCTTGCTGACGCGATGGCGCAAGGCGCGCAAATCCTGTGCGGCGGCGCGATCGAAACCCACGGCGGCGGCAAATGGCTGCGCCCAACCGTCGTCGTCAACGTCACGCATCGCATGAAGCTGATGACCGAAGAAACCTTTGGCCCGGTGCTGCCCGTGATGCCTTATTCCACGCTTGACGAAGCCGTTGCGCTCGCCAATGACAGCGAATACGGTCTATCGGCGGCAGTGATCGCAGGCGATTTGATCGAAGCCGAAACGATTGCCCGGCGCTTGGACGCGGGCGCGATCAGCCTCAACGATGGCGCGTTGACGGGGCTGATGTACGAAGCCGAGAAGCATTCGTTCAAACTCTCCGGCTTGGGCGGCTCGCGCATGGGGCCTGCCAGTTTGCTGCGGTTTTTGCGCAAGAAGGCGTTGCTGTTTCAGCACGGCGCATCGCTGCCGCTGGCGGCGTTTGATGAAGCGCTGGCAGCGCGCGACTCAGAAGCAAAGGGCTGATGTCAGGGCACCGTGACGAAATCAATGCGCTGGCTGACCAGGATAAACACAGACAAAAGAGTTGCCGCGCCGCCATTCTCCATTCTCCATTCTCCATTCTTAGGCAAAGACTGTCTTCAGTGGGGTTCGTCTCTGCTTAAGAATGGAGAATGGAGAATGGCGTCCGCGCACCTGGTTTGAGTGACCGCCGGTTGCTGGCTAGCGCAATTTGCTGATTGGCTAAAAGCGCCCTGGCAGTTGGGGCTAGGAGTTAAATGTCTTCATCGGATGTCGCGCCGGCGGTTGATCGCACCGCCTATTTTCACATGCTCTGGGCTTCGCTCGGG
It includes:
- a CDS encoding cyclase family protein, with the protein product MPGDNQQLFNLFGAAKIYDLAQPLEAAMPVSPNHPGFKMALQRRHGDLVRADGGSASNEMIMLGGHTGTHIDALCHVSHNGQLFGGHDACAAQQGGRFKLHDVASIPLTFCRGVMLDIPALKGVAVLAPGTPITADDLAVACERQGVTVQAGDAVLIRSGWPVHWPDAPTFVGHEHGVPGPDESAAAWLIERRIRLTGAETIAYECIYPGRGHALLPVHRMLLVESGINIIEVLNLTELAQAQVSEFLFVLTPLKLVGATGVPVRPVAVVA
- a CDS encoding DUF4198 domain-containing protein → MFLKFNSYYLAPNAQVEVRLLNGEFHHSANPIERDRMRDVSLVSPSGVTHPPLENWRDAGTETVLRFATKEPGTYVIGTSIKPKELNMKAADFNRYLQTEGVLDTYLQRQKNGQLNEDSNERYSKHVKALFQVGDARTATFQQALGYPVEIIPQQNPYSLKVGAILTVRCVKDGQPLANQSVLYGWQARSGPAPTLKIRTDAQGLAQIKLQAVGVWYIKFIHMSRVSEGAVNYESRWATLTFLLGTKGQ
- a CDS encoding MmgE/PrpD family protein, whose product is MSISETLLQRFSRFAADVTYDALPPAVITSIKERTLDTVGLCLAATPLETSQMALNLALSWGGHPEATTIGAPHRLPAPSAGFVNGTLAHSLDYDDTHLPSVLHPSASLIPGVLAVGEAINASGKDVIAAAAIGYELCVRAGMAAYDRTLGNSVFFERGWHATSICGTLGVAAAAAKLYGLGAEGVMHAVGIAASLGAGVIEANRTGGSVKRLHCGWAAHAGIIAAQTARAGFTGPPSILEGRFGFYQAFCGGQFDAAEIVDGLGENWCIPDIFYKPYPANHFTHAGIDAALRLRERIGNLDDIAEIELGVASPTLRTIAQPPEQKARPQSGYHAQFSGPFTVAAALLGGGGGLGLWLDDFTDANVSDPRYLALAAKVRCVANAECDAIFPNQFPAVLTIRLKSGEVLVEKVLANRGGPANPLSLAELKIKFAANAGRRLSATAAQAVADSIAHMEMHTPADWLGLTIANE
- a CDS encoding alpha/beta hydrolase encodes the protein MDNANLKRGLFKTPDGYVHYREMGAGTPLMLLHQVPLSSLEFSEVQPLLAQTGRHVIAADLLGYGCSDAPARGLTLEDYADSIIHLLDGLGLAQADLLGVHTGAAVANAVAANYPARVGKLVLNGAPAWERWQDRYAMLARCQPFELDAEGAAIKWQWERLRQYTDDVNLIRRCIAEKLKAGPIWYPGYVAVFTHDFLATFARVQAPTLLLTGSQDMLVECSAPLKRLRPELREVVIEGGGNWLAWEQPARFAEEVARFLAE
- a CDS encoding aldehyde dehydrogenase family protein encodes the protein MNIRARNPRTGAYDYEFTPPTLAELHELAQRQRQHQPAWAALPLAARGAVLQRWQTALAANRADILAALSADTGRYLLATIELDGVLRAIDRWCKLAPALLQEEEQQSVAMPSISFRTQYVPYALVGVISPWNFPLTLSLIDAIPALIAGCSLIIKPSEVTPRFAEPLRQSIAAVPELAAVLAVVPGAGATGAALIEAVDAVCFTGSVNTGRSVAEACARRFIPAFLELGGKDPVIVTAAANLEQAAATVLRASVAATGQACQSLERVYVDAAVYDEFVKLLVAQAQEVTLNYPDIHQGQIGPLIFDRQAEVIADQLADAMAQGAQILCGGAIETHGGGKWLRPTVVVNVTHRMKLMTEETFGPVLPVMPYSTLDEAVALANDSEYGLSAAVIAGDLIEAETIARRLDAGAISLNDGALTGLMYEAEKHSFKLSGLGGSRMGPASLLRFLRKKALLFQHGASLPLAAFDEALAARDSEAKG